One stretch of Macaca nemestrina isolate mMacNem1 chromosome 17, mMacNem.hap1, whole genome shotgun sequence DNA includes these proteins:
- the TLCD3A gene encoding TLC domain-containing protein 3A, producing MLLTLAWGALFFPGLFALCTWALRRSRPGWSRTDCVMISTRLVSSVHAVLATGSGIVIIRSCDDVITGRHWLAREYVWFLIPYMIYDSYAMYLCDWCRTRDQNRGPSLTLRNFLSRNRLMITHHAVILFVLVPVAQSLRGDLGDFFVGCIFMAELSTPFVSLGRVLIQLKQQHTLLYKVNGILTLATFFCCRILLFPFMYWSYGRQQGLSLLQVPFSIPFYCNMANAFLIAPQLYWFCLLCRKAVRLFDTPQAKKDG from the exons ATGCTGCTGACGCTGGCCTGGGGCGCGCTCTTCTTCCCGGGGCTCTTCGCGCTCTGCACCTGGGCGCTGCGCCGCTCCCGGCCCGGATGGAGCCGCACCGACTGCGTGATGATCAGCACCAG GCTGGTTTCCTCGGTGCACGCCGTGCTGGCCACCGGCTCGGGGATCGTCATCATTCGCTCCTGCGACGACGTGATCACCGGCAG GCACTGGCTTGCCCGGGAGTATGTGTGGTTTCTGATTCCATACATGATCTATGACTCATACGCCATGTACCTCTGTGATTGGTGCCGAACCAGAGACCAGAACCGTGGGCCCTCCCTCACGCTTCGAAACTTCCTAAGTCGAAACCGCCTCATGATCACACATCATGCGGTCATTCTCTTTGTCCTTGTGCCAGTCGCACAG AGCCTTCGGGGAGACCTCGGGGATTTCTTTGTTGGCTGCATCTTCATGGCAGAACTGAGCACTCCATTTGTGTCACTGGGCAGGGTTCTGATTCAG CTAAAGCAGCAGCACACCCTTCTGTACAAGGTGAATGGAATCCTCACACTGGCCACCTTCTTTTGCTGTCGGatccttctcttccccttcaTGTACTGGTCCTATGGCCGCCAGCAGGGACTAAGCCTGCTCCAAGTACCCTTCAGCATCCCCTTCTACTGCAACATGGCCAATGCCTTCCTCATAGCTCCTCAGCTCTACTGGTTCTGTCTGCTGTGCAGGAAGGCAGTCCGGCTCTTTGACACTCCCCAAGCCAAAAAGGATGGCTAA